In Isosphaera pallida ATCC 43644, the sequence TCGACATGGAGCGCCACGATTGCGGCCACCTCGTCCAGCGCACCGGCTTGGATCATCTCCCGCGCTCCAGTGGCGGTTTCTTCGGCGGGCTGGAAGATCGTCCGCCAGGGAACCGGCCAGGGCGGGGCCTGTCGTTGGCTGGCGCGATGGAGAGCCAAGGTTGCACCTAGGGCCATCGCGGCGTGGGCGTCGTGACCGCACGCGTGCATCACGCCGGGCCTCAACGACCGATACGGCACGCTCTTGACATCTTGGATCGGCAGCGCGTCGATGTCGGCCCGGATCGCCAACCGCGCTCGGGTCGGCAGGGGCTTGCCCGTGGTGGTCGCCACCGCGTCCAAAACCGAATCTGGGGCGTCGGCGATCAGACCCCGACGGCTGGGCGCGATGCGGGTGGCGATGCCCTCGGAACGCAACTGATCGGTCAGGTAGGCGGTGGTAGCGTACTCCTCGCCGCTGGGTTCAGGATGCGCGTGCAAATGCCGACGGACCGATCGAATTCGATCCGCCAGCCGATCCACTTCGTCATCCAGCACCCCGCGCCAGTCACACGCACTCATCGGCAAACCAGACCGATCCCCTGATCGAAGAGCGTCGTCGAGGAAAGAGAGTCCATGAAGAAACGAGGAATCTCTTTCAGGCTAGAGCATCGGCCGTGCCGAGTCCAGAATCCAGAGTCCAAAATCTCCCGACCTTCCCTTCGACCCCATCATCACGTCGAGCGGTTTGATGACGTGGGACGGCGACTTAGGGCCAGGCGGCGCGTCGCGTGTTACGAACCCACGCCCAGCGGTGTGGGAGACAGGTTCGAGTTGGGCTTCGACGCGGTTTCGAGTTGGGCCGGGTCGGTTTCGTGGTCGGCGGCCTCGACCTCGGGGGCGAAGCCGCGTCTCAGGGTGTTCTCGGTGATCGACTTGGCCAGAGTGAATTCGAGCAGGTAATCGGGCCCGCCGGCCTTGGTGCCGATCCCCGAGAGCTTGGCTCCGCCGAACGGCTGACGATCAACTAGCGCTCCGGTGATCGGGCGGTTGATGTAGAGGTTGCCGACCAGAAACTCGCGGCGGACTCGTTCGATGTGCGCTGGACTGCGGGAATATAGCCCGCCGGTCAAGGCGTACTCGACCCCGTTGGCAATCGCCAGGGCGTCATCGAGGTCACGGGCTTTGATGACCGCCAGCACCGGCCCGAAAATCTCCTCCTGGGCGATGGGGGCTTGAGGATCGACGTCGGCGACGATCAACGGACCCACATAGTGTCCTTTGTTGCGAAGTGTTTCGGGGACGGGCACGTGGGCGACGATGCGTCCTTGGGAAGCGGCGCGGGCTTGGTAGCCGGTTACGCGGTCGAATGCTTTGCGGTCGATCAGGGGGTTGACCACGCAATCGGGGTCAGTGGCGGGAGCGATTGGCAGCGAGCCGACCGCGTCGGCCAAACGCTTCACGAAGGTGTCGTACACGTCGGCCAACACGATCACCCGCGAGCAGGCCGAACATTTCTGGCCCGCGAAGCCAAAAGCCGAATGCAACACCCCGAGGGTCGCCTCGTCGAGATCGGCGTCGTCGTCCACGATGATCGCGTTCTTGCCGCCCATCTCGGCGATGACCCGCTTGACGTGATGTTGACCGGCCGGCGTCCGCGCGGCGGTCTCGTTGATCGACAGACCCACCGCCTTTGATCCCGTGAAGGCGATCAACGCCACCCGGGGGTCGGCCACCAGCGCTGCGCCAACCTCGCCGAAGCCAGGAACGAGATTGAGGACGCCTTCGGGCAGTCCCGCCTCGCGGAAAACGCGGCAAAGATGCCAGGCCATCGCCGGGGCGTTTTCCGAGGGTTTGAGGACCACAGGATCGCCTGCCACCAGCGCCGCGGCGGTCATGCCGACCGGGATCGCCAGCGGGAAGTTCCAGGGGGGGATGACCACCGCGACCCCGCGGGCCATCCGCACCAACTCGTTCTCCTCGCCCGGCACGTCACGGCGCCGGGGATGAGCTAGCCGGACCATTTCGCGGGCGTAGAACTCGCAGAAGTCGATCGCCTCGGCCACGTCGGCGTCGGCCTCCTTCCAGGGTTTGGCCGACTCGTAGATGATCCACGCGGTCAGTTCGGCGCGGTCCCGACGCATAAGCGCTGCGGCGCGACGCAGGATTGTGGCGCGCTCGGCGACCGGCGTGGCCGCCCAAGCACCGAAGGCGGCGTGAGCCGCAGCCACTGCCTCGGACGCCTCTGCCACCGTGCCTTTGCGGACGCGGGCCACCACCCGACTGAGATCGCCGGGGTCGAGCGAATCGAACCAGTCGCCCTCGGTTCGGGACTGACCGCCGATCCAGACCGGCACCTCGACGCCGAGCTTGGCTTCGACCCGCTCCAGCGCCTGTTTGAGATGCTCCCGAGCCTCGACGCGGGTGAAGTCGGTCAGTGGCTCGTTAGTAAACGGCGGCCAGCTCGCGGGCGACTCGGCATTGGAAGCCGGGTTGACCACGCCGCGGCCGTTGCCGTTTGATTGGGCCCGCTTGCGGTTCCAGAACATGGCACCAACCTCCTCGGGATCGCGGAGCAATTCGCGCTGATCGGCGTGATCGACGAAACTGGCTTTCAAGAACGACTCATTGGACGTGTTTTCCAGCAAACGACGCACGAGGTAGGCCATGCCCGGCAGCATCGCCCCGTAAGGCGTGTACATCCGAACGCGCCGACCCATTGCCACCAAGGCGCGGGCGATCGGTTCGCCCATGCCGTGCAACACCTGAGTCTCGACGGCTCGGGGGTCTAGACCGCGGAGTTCGGCGTAGGCCAGGCCGTGGGCCAGACTGCGGAGGTTGTGGCTGCCGAAGGCGGGACGCAGACGATCGTGATGATCGACGAGGTATCGCGCGCAGCGCTCGAAGCAGGCGTCAGAGCGCCATTTCTCGGTCCAAACGGGGATGGGCCAGTCCATCGCCCGAGCGTGGACGACCTCGTAATCCCAGTAGGCTCCCTTGACCAGACGGATCGTCACTGGCACGCCGCGGTCGGCGATGAAGGTATTCAGATCGATCAGGTCGCGCTCAGCGTCCCGCAGATAGGCTTGCGAGACAATGCCGAAGTGGGGGTAGCCGCGGAATTCTGGCTCCGAGAGCAACGTTTTGAAGATGGAGTAAGTAAGATCCTTGATGGCGTAATGTTCAACATCCAGATGGAGGAAGGCTCCCAACCGCATCGCTTGGCGGGCCAGGGGCCGCAACCGATCCATTACCCGGTTGGTGGTCGCTTCGACCGCCACTGGATCGAACCGCGAGGTTAGTCCAGTCAGCTTCACTGACAGGTTCAAACGCGGGATTGGCCCCTGGTGATCCCGGTCGATGATCGGGCGCTCCGGTTCCCGATCCAGCTGCGCGGCCATCCCGCGCAGGAGGTCAAGACAGGTGTTGAGATAAGCGTCGGCTTCTGCTTCGGTGACGACCGCCTCGCCCAGTAGGTCGGCGGTAAAGGCCAGGTTGTGACGGCGATTGCGCAGGATGGTCCGGAGCGCCTCATCGGGGGTTGAACCAGCAATGAACCGGCGGGCCATGCTGGTGGCTCCGACCCGGGCCGCCTGGGCCAGCAGGCGGTCGCCCAACACGCCGGGGGGCACCAACCCCAGTCCCAGTTTCATAAACCAGGGGACGCGATCGCCGGCTTCGGCGAGGTATTCGTAAAGGTGACGGCGGATCGACTCAGGCGAGCGGAGCGAGGGTAAGGCGTCGGTGAAGCGGAAAAGTTGGACCTTGACCACGGGATCGCCCAGGGTTTGATCCATGAGGACGTTATCCCAGTAGGCCCGCTCCAGAGGTCCAGGACCACGACCGATGAGCTGGAAGAGCTCCAAACCAATCTCACAGGTGCGCGCCTCGAGCCGTTCGGCGAAGGGGTCGCGGGCGCGTGGTTGAGCGACAGCTGAAGCTTCTTCTTTGGGTTCGGGGGCGGCATGAGCAATATGCCCATTAGCCGACGTGGGCGGATCGGTCGTGCTGGTGGTCGGAGTAGTCATCGCGTCACGTTCCCCAAGAGTTGGGCTCGATCGTCACATCCTCCGATTGTCGCCCAGTGGTTCCGCCGACGCGCAGTCCTTCGCTCGTTGGGTGGTCGAATCCGTTGGCCGCCACGAATCCAAAGGATTGTATCGCCTTCAGCAACCCGCCGTCACCAAGTGGTCTTGGGAATAATGAGCGTCGGCTGCTCCCGGATCCAATCCACCCGTCTCGAAACAGGTGGAGAGGCATCCGGTGAGATGAGCCGACGACCTGCAATGCGGGACCGATCAACAACGAAGAGGGACCCCTTGCTACGGCGGTCATAGGACTTGGCCCGCCCCTTTGACGCTCAGAGTCGGCCTCTCGGACGATTCACCAGCCGAGGCGAGGCGTGGTCGTTTGGGATCCCGCCAAAGGACGAACCGCGCGATCGGGCCGTCCGGGCGAGCGGCGGGGGCAATCCCGCGCCGCCGGAGGAACCGGCCCAGTTGAAGACGCTGCGCCCGGTCGTCGATGAACGGCGGGGCGATCCCCGGCTCGGCCGCTGGTTCCACCGGCTCGACAATCTCGAAAAGCTGGCGGTTGTGGGCAATCCGCGATCCCCGACCCCGGTTAGGCAGCGTCGCCGCGTCATCCACCCGGAAGTTCCGAGTCCCCGGCCGGAGGAAGCGATTGAAAATCACATGGCGACCTTGAGACGCGAACATCCGTTCTCGGAAGGAGTCCAAACCGGCGTCCATGATGTTGTCGCCGGTGCCGCCGTGGAGGGTGTCCCGCCCGTCGCCGCCGGCCAGCACGTCGTTGCCGTCGCTGGGCTGACCGGGAGCAACCCGCGCTCCTACAGGACGAATTGCCTCGCCGCCCACCAGCAGGTCGTCGCCCGCGCCGCCTTGCAGGGTGTCGTCGCCCGCGCCGCCAAAGAGGGTGTCGTTGCCCTCGTTGCCGAAGAGCAGGTCGTTGCCCGCGCCGCCCCTCAGCAGGTCGTTGCCCGCGCCGCCAGAGAGGGTGTCGTTGCCGGCGCCGCCGAAGAGGGTGTCATTGCCGTTGCCGCCGAAGAGGAGATCATCACCAGTGCCGCCGTC encodes:
- a CDS encoding proline dehydrogenase family protein; this translates as MTTPTTSTTDPPTSANGHIAHAAPEPKEEASAVAQPRARDPFAERLEARTCEIGLELFQLIGRGPGPLERAYWDNVLMDQTLGDPVVKVQLFRFTDALPSLRSPESIRRHLYEYLAEAGDRVPWFMKLGLGLVPPGVLGDRLLAQAARVGATSMARRFIAGSTPDEALRTILRNRRHNLAFTADLLGEAVVTEAEADAYLNTCLDLLRGMAAQLDREPERPIIDRDHQGPIPRLNLSVKLTGLTSRFDPVAVEATTNRVMDRLRPLARQAMRLGAFLHLDVEHYAIKDLTYSIFKTLLSEPEFRGYPHFGIVSQAYLRDAERDLIDLNTFIADRGVPVTIRLVKGAYWDYEVVHARAMDWPIPVWTEKWRSDACFERCARYLVDHHDRLRPAFGSHNLRSLAHGLAYAELRGLDPRAVETQVLHGMGEPIARALVAMGRRVRMYTPYGAMLPGMAYLVRRLLENTSNESFLKASFVDHADQRELLRDPEEVGAMFWNRKRAQSNGNGRGVVNPASNAESPASWPPFTNEPLTDFTRVEAREHLKQALERVEAKLGVEVPVWIGGQSRTEGDWFDSLDPGDLSRVVARVRKGTVAEASEAVAAAHAAFGAWAATPVAERATILRRAAALMRRDRAELTAWIIYESAKPWKEADADVAEAIDFCEFYAREMVRLAHPRRRDVPGEENELVRMARGVAVVIPPWNFPLAIPVGMTAAALVAGDPVVLKPSENAPAMAWHLCRVFREAGLPEGVLNLVPGFGEVGAALVADPRVALIAFTGSKAVGLSINETAARTPAGQHHVKRVIAEMGGKNAIIVDDDADLDEATLGVLHSAFGFAGQKCSACSRVIVLADVYDTFVKRLADAVGSLPIAPATDPDCVVNPLIDRKAFDRVTGYQARAASQGRIVAHVPVPETLRNKGHYVGPLIVADVDPQAPIAQEEIFGPVLAVIKARDLDDALAIANGVEYALTGGLYSRSPAHIERVRREFLVGNLYINRPITGALVDRQPFGGAKLSGIGTKAGGPDYLLEFTLAKSITENTLRRGFAPEVEAADHETDPAQLETASKPNSNLSPTPLGVGS